The following proteins are co-located in the Calditrichota bacterium genome:
- a CDS encoding NAD(P)-binding domain-containing protein: MGAEGTLGFIGGGRVTRLLLEGLRRADGLPRQVVVYDPEVNNIERLSTIVGDLLVKADNSRAVAEVADWVFLAVHPPVAAEVCGQIKSALKRDATLISLIPTIRLHHLSGMLNGFNRIVRMIPNAPSMIGRGYNPVVYSDGLTAGDRSSLVSLFRHWGESPEVPEEHLEAYAIVTGMGPTYFWFQWLELMRLGTEFGLSEPGAREAMAAMLHGAVDAMFHSQLPAEQVLDLIPVHPLKNDEEAIRQIFQNRLGSLYQKLKTATR; this comes from the coding sequence TGCTGGAGGGTCTGCGCCGGGCCGATGGCCTCCCAAGACAAGTCGTGGTCTACGACCCGGAAGTGAACAATATCGAAAGACTATCGACTATCGTTGGCGATCTCCTGGTCAAAGCCGACAATAGTCGGGCCGTCGCGGAGGTGGCCGATTGGGTGTTTCTGGCCGTGCATCCGCCGGTCGCGGCTGAGGTGTGCGGTCAGATCAAATCCGCGTTGAAAAGAGACGCGACCCTCATCTCGTTAATCCCCACGATCAGACTCCACCATCTATCCGGGATGCTCAACGGTTTCAACCGCATCGTGCGCATGATTCCCAATGCACCCTCCATGATCGGCAGGGGTTACAATCCGGTTGTTTATTCGGACGGTCTCACGGCGGGTGACCGTTCGTCCCTGGTTAGCCTGTTCCGGCATTGGGGCGAGTCACCCGAGGTGCCCGAAGAGCACCTGGAGGCCTACGCCATCGTCACCGGCATGGGGCCCACCTACTTCTGGTTCCAATGGCTGGAACTCATGCGGCTGGGGACGGAATTCGGTTTGAGCGAACCTGGAGCCAGGGAGGCAATGGCGGCTATGCTGCACGGGGCGGTGGATGCTATGTTCCATTCCCAACTGCCTGCCGAACAAGTGCTGGATTTGATTCCCGTTCACCCGCTGAAAAACGATGAAGAAGCCATCCGGCAGATTTTCCAGAACAGGTTAGGCAGTCTGTATCAGAAGCTGAAGACAGCAACCCGGTGA